The following are encoded in a window of Kitasatospora sp. NBC_01250 genomic DNA:
- a CDS encoding DedA family protein: MHSLALGPSWLDPTQLVSTFGLLGILLVVFAESGLLIGFFLPGDSLLFTTGLLVAHGQYLSQPLWLVCLLVVAAAVAGDQVGYLFGRRVGPTLFNRPESRLFRRENVTKAGAFFERHGPKAIVLARFVPIVRTFTPIVAGVGRMNYRVFALYNLVGGLLWGGGVTVLGACLGRIAFVREHIELILVGVVLVSVLPVAVEILRARRISTATAGGGRHRAR, translated from the coding sequence GTGCACAGCCTCGCCCTCGGGCCGTCCTGGCTCGACCCGACCCAGCTCGTCTCGACCTTCGGGCTGCTCGGCATCCTGCTGGTGGTCTTCGCCGAGTCCGGCCTGCTGATCGGATTCTTCCTGCCCGGTGACTCGCTGCTCTTCACCACCGGCCTGCTGGTCGCGCACGGGCAGTACCTGAGCCAGCCGCTCTGGCTGGTCTGCCTGCTGGTGGTCGCCGCGGCGGTGGCCGGCGACCAGGTCGGCTACCTGTTCGGACGGCGGGTCGGGCCCACGCTCTTCAACCGCCCCGAGTCGCGGCTCTTCAGACGGGAGAACGTCACCAAGGCCGGTGCCTTCTTCGAGCGGCACGGGCCCAAGGCGATCGTGCTGGCCAGGTTCGTGCCGATCGTGCGCACCTTCACCCCGATCGTGGCCGGCGTCGGGCGGATGAACTACCGCGTCTTCGCGCTCTACAACCTGGTCGGCGGCCTGCTCTGGGGCGGCGGCGTCACGGTGCTCGGCGCCTGCCTGGGCCGGATCGCCTTCGTGCGCGAGCACATCGAGCTGATCCTGGTCGGCGTCGTGCTGGTCTCGGTGCTGCCGGTCGCGGTCGAGATCCTTCGTGCTCGCAGGATCTCGACCGCGACCGCCGGTGGCGGCCGGCACCGCGCCCGCTGA
- a CDS encoding threonine/serine ThrE exporter family protein: MPKRGRPGGSRSARGGKSANRGGNGADRTGNRPQDRPEAAPKPVPPAQAPPTEGLLANAAPPADQVQLIPLAPLPQETEGLLGPTVETPAPLSPAEPAAKAKEKEKQDGVPPEDTVESQYPDEFAAFAELGGGSEDTLTPEVWRAVGYNPPSGAIPTLRQGAPGAAPWPDRMRTLLRTPMSERPAFERTPREAKSEATARNVPRILDLTLRIGELLLASGESAEDVEAAMLGVSHAYQLDRCEPQVTFTLISISYQPSLVEAPVTAARVVRRRTSDYTRLAAVYRLVADITAEKITVNDAYRRLALIRRNRHPYPTWLLTLTAGLLAGAATFLVGGRIDAKAWLVFLNAVVAAIIGDRLAILVARRGLPEFYQFVLAAMPAAVCGIILSLNSSSLRGSVVITGGLFALLPGRALVAAVQDGLTGFYITAAARLLEVVYLVAGIVIGVMLVLYAGVSYDAQLRPAESLSGIYNPPIQLVAAMLLTLFFAMLLQTSRRTLALVTFNSGIGWTVYGVLAYNAQISPIVATGIAAGLVGLFGQLMARFRYASALPYVTAALGPLMPGSALYLGMLSFAQGHPSAGLVSISRAAAIAMALAIGVNLGGEVARLFMKVPGVGTLAGGEVRLVPYLTGPRRAAKRTRGF; the protein is encoded by the coding sequence GTGCCTAAGCGGGGCCGACCGGGCGGCAGCAGGAGTGCCCGCGGCGGGAAGAGCGCGAACCGGGGCGGGAACGGCGCCGACCGGACGGGCAACCGGCCCCAGGACCGGCCCGAGGCCGCGCCGAAGCCCGTCCCGCCCGCCCAGGCGCCGCCCACCGAGGGCCTGCTGGCCAACGCCGCCCCGCCCGCCGACCAGGTGCAGCTGATCCCGCTGGCGCCGTTGCCGCAGGAGACCGAGGGGCTGCTCGGGCCCACCGTCGAGACCCCCGCGCCGCTGTCCCCGGCCGAGCCCGCGGCGAAGGCGAAGGAGAAGGAGAAGCAGGACGGGGTGCCGCCCGAGGACACCGTCGAGTCGCAGTACCCGGACGAGTTCGCCGCCTTCGCCGAGCTCGGCGGCGGCTCCGAGGACACCCTCACCCCTGAGGTCTGGCGCGCCGTCGGCTACAACCCGCCCAGCGGCGCCATCCCGACACTGCGTCAGGGCGCCCCCGGAGCCGCGCCCTGGCCGGACCGGATGCGCACGCTGCTGCGCACCCCGATGTCCGAGCGGCCCGCCTTCGAGCGCACCCCGCGCGAGGCCAAGTCCGAGGCAACCGCCCGCAACGTGCCGCGGATCCTGGACCTGACCCTGCGCATCGGCGAGCTGCTGCTCGCCAGCGGCGAGAGCGCGGAGGACGTCGAGGCCGCCATGCTCGGGGTCAGCCACGCCTACCAGCTGGACCGCTGCGAGCCGCAGGTGACCTTCACGCTGATCTCCATCTCCTACCAGCCCTCGCTGGTCGAGGCCCCGGTCACCGCCGCCCGGGTGGTGCGGCGGCGCACCTCCGACTACACCCGGCTCGCCGCCGTGTACCGGCTGGTCGCGGACATCACGGCGGAGAAGATCACGGTCAACGACGCCTACCGGCGCCTGGCCCTGATCCGCCGCAACCGGCACCCCTACCCCACCTGGCTGCTCACGCTCACCGCCGGCCTGCTGGCCGGCGCGGCCACCTTCCTGGTCGGCGGCCGGATCGACGCCAAGGCCTGGCTGGTCTTCCTCAACGCCGTGGTCGCCGCGATCATCGGCGACCGGCTGGCCATCCTGGTGGCCCGCCGCGGTCTGCCGGAGTTCTACCAGTTCGTGCTGGCCGCGATGCCCGCCGCGGTCTGCGGCATCATCCTGTCGCTCAACAGCTCCTCGCTGCGCGGCTCGGTGGTGATCACCGGTGGCCTGTTCGCCCTGCTGCCCGGGCGCGCCCTGGTGGCCGCCGTGCAGGACGGCCTGACCGGCTTCTACATCACCGCCGCGGCCCGGCTGCTGGAAGTCGTCTACCTGGTCGCGGGCATCGTGATCGGCGTGATGCTGGTGCTCTACGCCGGGGTCAGCTACGACGCGCAGCTGCGGCCCGCCGAGTCGCTGAGCGGCATCTACAACCCGCCGATCCAGCTGGTCGCGGCGATGCTGCTCACCCTCTTCTTCGCGATGCTGCTGCAGACCAGCCGGCGCACCCTGGCCCTGGTCACCTTCAACAGCGGCATCGGCTGGACCGTCTACGGAGTGCTCGCCTACAACGCGCAGATCTCGCCGATCGTCGCCACCGGCATAGCCGCCGGCCTGGTCGGCCTCTTCGGCCAGCTGATGGCCCGCTTCCGGTACGCCTCCGCACTGCCCTATGTCACCGCGGCGCTCGGCCCGCTGATGCCCGGATCCGCGCTCTACCTCGGCATGCTCTCCTTCGCCCAGGGCCACCCGTCCGCGGGGCTGGTCTCGATCAGCCGGGCCGCCGCCATCGCGATGGCGCTGGCGATCGGGGTGAACCTGGGAGGCGAGGTGGCCCGGCTCTTCATGAAGGTGCCGGGCGTCGGGACGCTCGCGGGCGGCGAGGTCCGGCTGGTGCCCTACCTGACCGGACCACGGCGGGCGGCCAAACGTACCCGTGGCTTCTGA